In Corylus avellana chromosome ca2, CavTom2PMs-1.0, the following proteins share a genomic window:
- the LOC132168814 gene encoding formin-like protein 11, with amino-acid sequence MGFCSEILHMIIIIFILISLIAGKVLNAAEDFNVHGDGIGYYIQKVSGEDESQEKGALIVEKFRALLGLKNFHIRNPSHRSHENMAPSPSPYPTIEAEAEAPSPSPSPVLHIHANPHHPSHRSSSNIPQHDKAQKENRGKDRVRTILVAVILSAGAVFLVCGLGFIWLCKKRRKLRKKPTRILSVYSKKGGTRGKLKNVSTQDSASKVSRNPGLDLFYLNSLGKDLEQQTCLKQITEPVNTSSYDSTPKCTMHEMEEPIQEHVKIDSENASSSSTREITSVHEDAESLIYESDGGNSSSEGKIIPIECHSSDDESFHSFGESLSWRNARLSNASAGSLSEKSDILSTPLESQIKSSLPKSLDIEMPPQSPSYPKPEKQTVECSSDSQNSLKHPSPPPPPPLPPPPRVTCFPSSSSTRITSKASCSFTLPNLSSPGNSFSSSGTNRTPQRDTPSSPGNPPKPSQSQAPSHIPPPPCPPPFFSAKGPPPPPSQLPRFTPMGKDGTPLAKLKPLHWDKVRAAPDRSMVWDKLRSSSFELDEEMIESLFGYNLQTSMKSADEAKSKTPSPSKHVLEPKRLQNITILSKALNVTAEQVCDALLQGNGLSLQQLEALVKMVPTKEEEGKLSGYKGDINELGSAEKFVKAILRIPFAFVRVEAMLYRETFEDEVVHLRNSFSMLEEACKELRSSRLFLKLLEAVLKTGNRMNVGTIRGGARAFKLDALLKLADVKGTDGKTTLLHFVVQEIIRSEGIRVSDSIMGRISKKSKTNSVEEREEDYRRMGLDLVSGLSTELYNVKKTAAIDLDVLGSSVSNLSDGMAKLKHLVHRELWVDESNGNFVNSMRSFISYAEEKIKELQGDEDRILTHVKEITEYFHGDVSKDEANPLRIFVIVRDFLGMLDHVCKELRSSKAPRSLNPLAPFR; translated from the exons ATGGGGTTTTGTTCCGAGATTCTCCAcatgatcatcatcattttcattctcataTCATTGATTGCTGGCAAGGTGTTGAATGCTGCAGAAGACTTCAATGTTCATGGAGATGGGATTGGATACTACATTCAGAAAGTTTCAGGAGAGGATGAGAGTCAAGAAAAGGGAGCTTTGATTGTGGAAAAGTTCAGAGCTTTGCTGGGACTGAAAAACTTCCACATAAGAAACCCATCACATAGAAGTCATGAAAATATGGCACCATCACCCTCTCCATATCCCACCATTGAAGCTGAAGCTGAAgctccatctccatctccatctccagTGCTGCATATCCATGCAAATCCCCATCATCCATCACACCGGTCGAGTTCAAATATCCCACAACACGAcaaggctcaaaaagagaacaGAGGAAAAGACCGAGTCAGAACGATTCTTGTTGCAGTCATCTTGTCTGCAGGAGCTGTCTTCTTGGTTTGTGGTCTTGGATTCATCTGGCTCTGCAAGAAACGCAGAAAACTGAGAAAGAAACCCACAAGAATTCTATCTGTCTACAGCAAAAAAGGAGGAACCAGAGGTAAACTAAAGAATGTGAGTACCCAGGATTCAGCAAGCAAGGTGAGCAGAAATCCTGGCCTTGATCTATTTTATCTTAATTCATTAGGAAAGGATTTAGAGCAGCAGACTTGTCTTAAGCAAATTACTGAACCTGTAAACACATCATCATATGATAGCACCCCTAAATGTACAATGCATGAGATGGAAGAACCAATTCAAGAACATGTAAAGATAGATTCTGAAAATGCTAGTAGCTCTTCTACAAGGGAAATTACATCTGTTCATGAGGATGCAGAGTCACTCATATATGAATCAGATGGTGGGAATTCTTCATCTGAGGGAAAAATTATTCCCATTGAATGTCATTCGTCCGATGATGAATCTTTCCATTCTTTTGGTGAATCACTTTCATGGAGAAACGCCCGGCTTTCCAATGCTTCAGCTGGTAGTCTAAGTGAGAAATCAGATATTTTAAGTACTCCACTGGAGTCACAGATCAAATCTTCTCTGCCCAAATCTTTAGATATTGAAATGCCTCCACAATCTCCAAGCTATCCAAAACCAGAAAAACAAACAGTTGAATGTTCTTCAGACAGTCAAAATAGTTTGAAGCacccatcaccaccaccaccacctccgcTGCCTCCACCGCCCCGTGTGACGtgttttccttcttcttcttcaactaGAATTACATCTAAAGCTTCATGTTCTTTCACATTGCCAAATTTATCATCTCcaggaaattcattttcttcatcaGGAACAAATAGAACTCCACAAAGAGACACACCTTCTTCACCTGGAAACCCTCCTAAACCATCACAATCACAAGCTCCATCTCATATTCCTCCACCACCATGTCCACCTCCATTTTTCTCTGCCAAAGGCCCACCTCCTCCACCATCTCAACTGCCTCGATTTACACCAATGGGGAAAGATGGAACTCCATTAGCAAAATTGAAGCCACTCCATTGGGACAAGGTTAGAGCTGCCCCCGATCGATCAATGGTTTGGGATAAGCTGCGATCAAGTTCATTTGA GTTGGACGAGGAAATGATTGAATCACTTTTTGGATACAATCTACAAACTTCAATGAAGAGTGCAGATGAAGCAAAGAGCAAGACTCCCTCTCCAAGCAAGCATGTGCTAGAGCCAAAGAGACTACAGAACATAACTATTCTCTCAAAAGCCTTGAATGTGACTGCTGAGCAAGTTTGTGACGCACTACTACAAG GGAATGGGTTGAGTTTACAACAACTGGAGGCACTGGTGAAGATGGTTCCAACCAAGGAAGAGGAGGGAAAGCTCTCTGGCTATAAAGGAGATATAAACGAACTGGGGTCTGCAGAGAAGTTTGTCAAAGCAATTCTCAGGATACCATTTGCCTTTGTTAGAGTTGAAGCCATGCTTTACAGAGAAACTTTTGAAGATGAGGTGGTTCACCTGAGGAACTCTTTTTCAATGCTAGAG GAAGCCTGCAAGGAACTCAGATCAAGCAGACTTTTCTTAAAGCTACTTGAAGCTGTGCTGAAAACCGGCAACCGTATGAATGTTGGAACAATCAGAGGAGGTGCCAGAGCATTTAAGCTTGATGCCCTCCTTAAGCTTGCTGATGTGAAAGGAACAGATGGGAAAACAACCTTACTCCACTTTGTTGTTCAAGAAATAATCCGCTCAGAAGGAATTAGAGTTTCAGATAGCATTATGGGAAGGATCAGCAAGAAAAGCAAAACCAATTCTGTTGAAGAAAGGGAAGAAGATTACAGAAGAATGGGGCTTGATCTTGTTTCTGGCCTAAGTACTGAGCTCTACAATGTGAAAAAGACAGCTGCAATCGACTTAGATGTTCTTGGAAGCTCTGTCTCAAATCTATCAGATGGAATGGCTAAACTGAAACATCTAGTACATAGGGAGTTGTGGGTGGATGAAAGCAATGGGAACTTTGTCAACTCAATGAGATCATTCATTTCTTATGCAgaggaaaagataaaagaattGCAGGGGGATGAAGATAGGATCCTCACACATGTCAAAGAAATTACTGAGTATTTTCATGGAGATGTGAGCAAAGATGAAGCCAACCCACTTCGAATTTTTGTGATTGTTAGAGATTTTCTTGGAATGTTAGACCATGTTTGCAAAGAGCTTAGAAGCTCAAAAGCCCCACGAAGCCTAAATCCTCTGGCACCATTCCGGTAG